The following proteins come from a genomic window of Streptomyces sp. NBC_01716:
- a CDS encoding FadR/GntR family transcriptional regulator: MSRSELSLSERLADNIVEIIRSERLGHGDALASSRDLARRFGVTTPTVREALRRLEATGVVEFRHGSGTYVGPGIGRRLMANPHLPRSTRSSVLELVEARLVLEPAVAAAAANVRMAEAVRDLESAASNALHPPEESLRQSVHFHVALAAASGNSLLREAVEALLQVRARDQVEIRHRYNDRARDHAEHLEILDAVRDGDAAAAERLTRTHLAAIRDAVRTADFPVDEPDAGLALPEGGRL; the protein is encoded by the coding sequence ATGAGTCGCAGTGAGTTGTCGTTGTCCGAGCGCCTGGCGGACAACATCGTCGAGATCATCCGCTCGGAACGCCTCGGTCACGGAGACGCCCTGGCGTCCTCCCGTGACCTCGCCCGCCGCTTCGGCGTCACCACACCCACGGTGCGCGAGGCGCTGCGCAGGCTGGAGGCGACCGGCGTGGTGGAGTTCCGGCACGGTTCCGGCACGTACGTGGGCCCGGGTATCGGGCGCCGGCTGATGGCCAACCCCCATCTGCCGCGCAGCACCCGCTCCTCGGTGCTGGAGCTGGTCGAGGCCCGGCTGGTCCTGGAGCCGGCCGTCGCGGCCGCGGCGGCGAACGTGCGGATGGCCGAAGCCGTACGGGACTTGGAGTCGGCGGCCTCCAACGCGCTGCATCCGCCGGAGGAATCGCTGCGGCAGTCCGTGCACTTCCATGTGGCGCTGGCGGCGGCGAGCGGCAACTCCCTTCTGCGTGAGGCCGTCGAGGCCCTGCTCCAGGTCCGGGCCAGGGACCAGGTGGAGATCCGGCACCGGTACAACGACCGGGCCCGGGACCACGCCGAGCACCTGGAGATCCTCGACGCGGTCCGCGACGGAGACGCGGCGGCGGCCGAGCGGCTGACCCGTACGCATCTGGCGGCGATCCGCGACGCGGTCCGCACGGCCGACTTCCCGGTGGACGAGCCGGACGCCGGTCTCGCGCTCCCGGAAGGAGGCCGGCTGTGA
- a CDS encoding MmcQ/YjbR family DNA-binding protein, with protein sequence MLDADLDHTGLDADDVRRIAMSLPRSVEKELWSIPTFHVAGRMFVTVPDDGTSFAVRCPKLERTELIAAEPEKFWVPPHEANSSWVRARLGALEDETELYDILVDSWKQAAPTDLAESFGR encoded by the coding sequence ATGCTTGACGCAGACCTTGACCACACAGGTCTCGACGCCGACGACGTCCGCCGCATCGCGATGTCCCTGCCGCGCAGCGTGGAGAAGGAACTCTGGTCCATCCCCACCTTCCATGTCGCGGGCCGGATGTTCGTCACGGTGCCCGACGACGGGACGTCGTTCGCCGTCCGCTGCCCCAAGTTGGAGCGTACGGAGCTGATCGCGGCGGAGCCCGAGAAGTTCTGGGTCCCGCCGCACGAGGCCAACTCCTCTTGGGTACGGGCCCGGTTGGGCGCGCTGGAGGACGAGACCGAGCTGTACGACATCCTGGTCGACTCCTGGAAGCAGGCCGCCCCGACGGATCTCGCGGAGTCCTTCGGGCGCTGA
- a CDS encoding LLM class F420-dependent oxidoreductase — MPSVNHARFGRIGIWSSALHPSDPDGLAAVPAAVAELDALGYGTVWMGGSPSLDQVAPVVDATRHITVATGILSIWEHRAQAVAEQSARLQQDAAGRFVLGLGVSHGSLTPNYARPYSAMVEYLDALDAAAAPVPASGRVLAALGPKMLKLAAGRAAGAHPYLVTAEHTAEARAALGPDALLAPELTVVLDTDIDAARGVARGMLSMYLQLPNYTNNLLRLGFTEGDFADGGSDRLLASLFALGDADTVRTRVEEYENAGADHLALQVLVGDRSKHLPLTEWRTLAEALELTPRS; from the coding sequence ATGCCCTCTGTGAATCACGCACGTTTCGGCAGGATCGGTATCTGGAGTTCGGCCCTGCACCCCTCCGACCCCGACGGCCTCGCCGCCGTCCCGGCGGCCGTCGCCGAGCTCGACGCGCTCGGCTACGGAACGGTCTGGATGGGCGGCAGCCCGTCGCTGGACCAGGTCGCTCCCGTCGTCGACGCGACCCGGCACATCACCGTCGCGACCGGCATCCTCAGTATCTGGGAACACCGGGCCCAGGCCGTCGCCGAGCAGTCGGCGCGGCTCCAGCAGGACGCCGCGGGCCGCTTCGTCCTCGGTCTCGGCGTCAGCCACGGCAGTCTCACCCCCAACTACGCTCGGCCCTATTCGGCCATGGTCGAGTACCTCGACGCACTCGACGCCGCGGCGGCCCCCGTCCCCGCGTCGGGGCGGGTACTCGCCGCACTCGGCCCGAAGATGCTGAAGCTCGCCGCCGGGCGGGCGGCGGGCGCGCATCCCTATCTCGTCACCGCGGAGCACACGGCGGAGGCCCGCGCAGCGCTGGGTCCGGACGCTCTGCTCGCGCCGGAACTCACCGTCGTACTCGACACGGACATCGACGCGGCCCGCGGCGTCGCGCGCGGGATGCTGTCGATGTATCTCCAACTGCCCAACTACACCAACAACCTGCTCCGGCTCGGCTTCACCGAGGGCGACTTCGCGGACGGCGGCAGCGACCGGCTCCTGGCCTCGCTCTTCGCGCTGGGCGACGCCGATACGGTGCGTACGCGGGTCGAGGAGTACGAGAACGCGGGCGCCGACCATCTGGCGCTTCAGGTGCTGGTCGGCGACCGGAGCAAGCATCTGCCCCTCACCGAGTGGCGCACGCTGGCCGAGGCGCTGGAGCTGACACCACGGAGCTGA
- a CDS encoding fic family toxin-antitoxin system, toxin component: MSASEPEPKIDVSYLLHAAELLPRDPQVDDYGPLHAAVARVYARAMDRDIYGSPHLKAAALLQTLSRLPCLEHSNEAFAWHSCEAFLSLHGHRLEYPAKAAVALVRDAASGTVGVAGIARLLHGWTTG; encoded by the coding sequence GTGAGCGCGAGCGAGCCCGAGCCGAAGATCGATGTGTCCTACCTGCTGCACGCGGCCGAACTGCTGCCCCGCGACCCCCAGGTCGACGACTACGGCCCTCTCCACGCGGCGGTGGCCCGCGTCTACGCGCGCGCCATGGACCGGGACATCTACGGCTCCCCGCACCTCAAGGCCGCCGCGCTGCTCCAGACCCTCAGCCGGCTGCCCTGTCTGGAGCACTCCAACGAGGCCTTCGCCTGGCACTCCTGCGAGGCGTTCCTCTCACTGCACGGGCACCGGCTGGAGTACCCCGCGAAGGCGGCGGTCGCTCTCGTACGCGACGCCGCGTCGGGGACGGTCGGCGTCGCCGGTATCGCCCGCCTTCTGCACGGCTGGACAACCGGCTGA
- a CDS encoding DUF1778 domain-containing protein, which produces MSESKAAAMSLRFPDPGQRAAIVAAAKAAGVSLQEYILSAAYDRATAVENTFLEGFKTSMDRAGDAFDAEPSAIDPTPEQRAADRRARRELNERDRGHAA; this is translated from the coding sequence ATGAGCGAATCCAAGGCCGCGGCCATGAGCCTGCGCTTCCCCGATCCCGGACAGCGGGCCGCGATCGTCGCCGCGGCCAAGGCCGCCGGTGTCAGCCTCCAGGAGTACATCCTGTCGGCCGCGTACGACCGCGCCACCGCCGTGGAGAACACCTTCCTCGAAGGCTTCAAGACGTCGATGGACCGCGCCGGCGACGCGTTCGACGCCGAGCCGAGCGCGATCGACCCCACGCCCGAGCAGCGCGCCGCCGACCGGCGGGCCCGGCGGGAACTCAACGAGCGCGACCGGGGCCACGCCGCGTGA
- a CDS encoding alpha/beta fold hydrolase, with amino-acid sequence MIPNDAGSDSDLPRGAERLVEANGVRLCVQTFGDPADPTVLLISGAASSMDGWDEGFCARLAAGRRHVVRYDQRDTGRSVVSPAGAPDYTFSDLIADAVGLLDTLGVDRAHLVGISMGGGVAQCVAFAHPERVATLTLVSTSPAGPTGSELPPPSESMRAAFADPAPEPDWSDRAAVIAYLVAGERLFTGPARFDEEAVRELSGRIIDRTTDIEAAMKNHWALKDDENPITVRPAEVTVPTLVLHGTDDPLFPLGHARALAEGIPDARLITLDGVGHQAPPARVWDTVIPAVLRHTDRG; translated from the coding sequence ATGATCCCGAACGACGCCGGGTCCGACAGCGACCTGCCCCGGGGCGCCGAGCGCCTGGTCGAGGCCAACGGCGTACGCCTGTGCGTCCAGACCTTCGGCGATCCCGCCGACCCGACCGTCCTGCTGATCAGCGGCGCCGCGAGCTCGATGGACGGCTGGGACGAAGGGTTCTGCGCCCGGCTCGCGGCCGGCCGCCGCCATGTCGTGCGCTACGACCAGCGCGACACGGGCCGGTCCGTCGTCTCTCCGGCGGGCGCCCCGGACTACACCTTCTCGGACCTGATCGCTGACGCGGTCGGTCTGCTGGACACACTGGGCGTGGACCGGGCGCATCTGGTGGGCATCTCCATGGGCGGCGGGGTCGCGCAGTGCGTGGCCTTCGCGCATCCGGAGCGGGTCGCGACGCTCACCCTGGTCTCCACCAGCCCTGCGGGCCCTACCGGATCGGAGCTGCCGCCCCCGTCGGAGAGCATGCGCGCGGCGTTCGCCGATCCGGCACCCGAACCGGACTGGTCGGACCGCGCGGCCGTGATCGCGTATCTGGTCGCGGGCGAGCGGCTCTTCACCGGTCCGGCGCGGTTCGACGAGGAAGCGGTACGGGAGTTGTCGGGCCGGATCATCGACCGCACCACGGACATCGAGGCGGCCATGAAGAACCACTGGGCGCTCAAGGACGACGAGAACCCCATCACCGTCCGGCCGGCGGAGGTGACCGTGCCCACGCTCGTCCTGCACGGCACCGATGACCCGCTCTTCCCGCTCGGCCACGCGCGGGCGCTGGCCGAGGGAATTCCCGACGCCCGTCTGATCACCCTGGACGGGGTCGGTCATCAGGCGCCTCCGGCCCGTGTGTGGGACACGGTGATTCCCGCCGTGCTGCGCCACACGGACCGGGGCTGA
- a CDS encoding DNA polymerase ligase N-terminal domain-containing protein — MARDPLARYHGKRRFDTTDEPRGESAGPSEELSFVVQIHDARRMHFDFRLEVDGVLKSWAVPRGPSTDPGDKRLAVPTEDHPLEYREYEGVIASGEYGAGPVIVWDQGTYSPMGAGSLAAFAAALDRGHASFRLNGQKLRGAYALTRFRDGRDGSGEAWLLVKKSGSGSTHGVRATPDPRRARSARTGRTLSQVVRSARDDGGTRDDRGTRGRTMPDHGTSRVHRSEGNDHA; from the coding sequence GTGGCCCGGGACCCGCTGGCGCGCTACCACGGGAAGCGCCGGTTCGACACCACCGACGAGCCGCGCGGCGAGAGCGCGGGCCCCTCCGAGGAGTTGTCCTTCGTCGTCCAGATCCATGACGCGCGCCGTATGCACTTCGACTTCCGGCTGGAGGTGGACGGCGTACTGAAGTCCTGGGCCGTGCCGAGGGGGCCGTCCACCGACCCCGGCGACAAGCGTCTGGCGGTGCCCACCGAGGACCACCCGCTGGAGTACCGGGAGTACGAGGGCGTCATCGCCTCAGGTGAGTACGGGGCGGGCCCGGTCATCGTGTGGGACCAGGGGACGTACTCGCCGATGGGTGCCGGGAGCCTGGCGGCCTTCGCCGCCGCTCTGGACAGGGGCCACGCCTCGTTCCGGCTGAACGGGCAGAAGCTGCGCGGCGCGTACGCGCTCACCCGCTTCCGTGACGGCAGGGACGGCTCGGGCGAGGCGTGGCTGCTGGTGAAGAAGTCCGGTTCCGGCAGTACGCACGGCGTCCGCGCCACCCCCGACCCACGGCGGGCCCGGTCCGCCCGCACCGGCCGGACACTGAGCCAGGTCGTCCGGAGCGCGCGGGACGACGGAGGTACGCGGGACGACCGGGGTACGCGAGGCCGGACGATGCCGGATCATGGGACCAGCCGCGTCCATCGATCCGAAGGCAACGACCATGCTTGA
- a CDS encoding DJ-1/PfpI family protein, which translates to MTTYGLLIFDGAEELDFVGPWEVFTVSSMLRDRADTAVLVAERPDPVVCGKGMRVVPDHTLGESPRLDVLLVPGGRGTRREVDNPALIEWIGRTAAGADWVTSVCTGALLLHEAGPARGRRVATHHGFEDDLQARGDVTVVRDARYVVDGNLVTSQGVSAGIDMALWLVGRLHGRDHARAVRRYIQYDPAPPYLADEPVAY; encoded by the coding sequence ATGACCACGTACGGACTGCTGATCTTCGACGGCGCCGAGGAACTGGACTTCGTCGGCCCCTGGGAGGTGTTCACCGTCTCCTCCATGCTGCGCGACCGGGCCGACACGGCCGTCCTGGTGGCCGAGCGGCCCGACCCGGTCGTGTGCGGCAAAGGCATGCGGGTCGTACCCGACCACACGCTCGGCGAGAGCCCGCGGCTGGACGTGCTGCTCGTCCCCGGCGGCCGGGGAACCCGTCGCGAGGTGGACAACCCCGCGCTGATCGAATGGATCGGCAGGACCGCCGCCGGCGCCGACTGGGTCACCAGCGTGTGCACAGGAGCTCTTCTGCTGCACGAGGCCGGTCCCGCCCGTGGGCGACGCGTGGCCACCCATCACGGCTTCGAGGACGACCTCCAGGCCCGCGGCGATGTCACCGTCGTCCGTGACGCCCGCTATGTCGTGGACGGGAACCTGGTCACCAGTCAGGGCGTCTCGGCCGGGATCGACATGGCCCTGTGGCTGGTCGGCCGGCTGCACGGACGCGACCACGCCCGCGCGGTCCGCCGGTACATCCAGTACGACCCCGCGCCGCCCTATCTGGCCGACGAGCCGGTGGCGTACTGA
- a CDS encoding creatininase family protein produces the protein MNPVPSSPQHSPRLGEMTTLEAAEAVTSSPVVILPAGAFEQHGPGMPMATDTLRAESVVDLVAAELGGRAVIGPSLPVGVSPHHLAFAGTVTLSTTTFAAVVREYVDSLYRHGWRKILVVTGHGGNNATLSTVAQDLLVTRPDLEFAWTPLTALAPEAVADMRVGEVHGHSGEAETAQMLYLAPHLVHNDLLTPGSTATADLDPLSRLSRRGHPALAVSYDRLSSIGVLGDPRRATAAAGQAIVDTAVSRIVSFVKEWLDA, from the coding sequence GTGAACCCCGTACCGTCCTCCCCCCAACACTCCCCGCGCCTCGGCGAGATGACGACCCTGGAGGCGGCCGAAGCCGTGACGTCCAGCCCGGTCGTGATCCTGCCGGCCGGCGCCTTCGAGCAGCACGGCCCGGGGATGCCGATGGCGACGGACACCCTCCGCGCGGAGTCCGTGGTCGACCTGGTGGCCGCCGAACTCGGCGGGCGCGCGGTGATCGGCCCCTCCCTGCCGGTCGGGGTCTCCCCCCACCATCTGGCGTTCGCCGGTACGGTGACGCTCTCCACGACGACGTTCGCCGCCGTCGTACGGGAGTACGTCGACAGCCTGTACCGGCACGGCTGGCGGAAGATCCTCGTCGTGACCGGCCACGGCGGCAACAACGCCACCCTGTCCACGGTCGCGCAGGACCTGCTCGTCACCCGGCCCGACCTCGAGTTCGCGTGGACGCCGCTCACCGCGCTGGCGCCCGAGGCCGTGGCGGACATGCGCGTCGGCGAGGTGCACGGACACAGCGGTGAGGCCGAGACGGCCCAGATGCTGTACCTCGCGCCTCATCTCGTGCACAACGACCTGCTCACACCCGGATCGACGGCCACCGCCGATCTCGATCCGCTCTCCCGGCTCTCCAGGCGCGGCCACCCCGCGCTCGCGGTGAGCTACGACCGGCTGAGCTCCATCGGCGTGCTCGGCGACCCGCGCCGGGCCACCGCCGCCGCGGGGCAGGCGATCGTGGACACAGCCGTGTCCCGCATCGTGTCTTTCGTCAAGGAGTGGCTGGACGCCTAG
- a CDS encoding nitroreductase family deazaflavin-dependent oxidoreductase — protein sequence MLFGKEHVKRYQETDGEVGHIWENGTTTLILTTTGRKSGEQRSTPLIYRDHGDDVMVVASHGGADVDPQWYRNIQADPEVRVQVKGDRFAARARTATAEERPELWRRMAEVWPAYDEYETKTDREIPVVVLERV from the coding sequence ATGCTGTTCGGCAAAGAGCATGTGAAGCGCTACCAGGAGACGGACGGCGAGGTGGGACACATCTGGGAGAACGGCACGACCACGCTGATCCTCACCACCACCGGCCGCAAGAGCGGCGAGCAGCGCAGCACCCCCCTCATCTACCGTGACCACGGTGACGACGTGATGGTCGTCGCCTCCCACGGCGGCGCCGACGTGGATCCGCAGTGGTACCGCAACATCCAGGCGGACCCCGAGGTCCGGGTACAGGTGAAGGGCGACCGCTTCGCCGCCCGCGCGCGCACCGCGACGGCCGAGGAGCGGCCGGAGCTGTGGCGCCGGATGGCCGAGGTCTGGCCCGCGTACGACGAGTACGAGACCAAGACGGACCGGGAGATCCCCGTGGTCGTCCTGGAACGCGTCTGA
- a CDS encoding DUF5709 domain-containing protein, with protein sequence MADESRGDDVYQPENSDVQNGPSDDLDLENVIDERGLDDMMTEGYSPPERPLGVNKYGVTGEEQQEGETLDQRLAQEAPDVRPEAGDGVGDLPGGEGEPRDTETGEERAGRLQPVDDIAPRRHSDVSARDVGIDGGAATAEEAAMHISPDEEDEAGES encoded by the coding sequence ATGGCCGACGAGTCACGAGGCGACGATGTCTACCAGCCCGAGAACTCGGACGTGCAGAACGGCCCCTCCGACGATCTCGATCTGGAGAACGTGATAGACGAGCGCGGACTGGACGACATGATGACGGAGGGGTACTCCCCGCCCGAGCGTCCTCTCGGCGTCAACAAGTACGGGGTCACCGGCGAGGAGCAGCAGGAGGGCGAGACCCTGGACCAGCGGCTCGCGCAGGAGGCCCCGGACGTACGGCCGGAGGCGGGCGACGGCGTCGGTGACCTGCCCGGCGGCGAGGGCGAGCCCAGGGACACGGAGACCGGTGAGGAGCGGGCGGGCCGGCTCCAGCCGGTGGACGACATCGCTCCGCGCCGGCATTCGGACGTGTCGGCGCGCGACGTGGGTATCGACGGCGGCGCGGCGACGGCCGAGGAGGCCGCGATGCACATCTCGCCGGACGAGGAGGACGAGGCGGGCGAGAGCTAG
- a CDS encoding FkbM family methyltransferase: MGTRIRDLEEANGRTALEAARVRPVTTSDILTKHRKGFPHHGWVEIDSEHCPPFVMFCANDEAVALDTVWNGRFGYESSSLRHWSRLAATSRTILDVGAHVGYYAMIAALSAPKATVHAFEPVPPIHARLAVNHRANNLKNLVLHQNGVSDHGGTADINIRFPLSNLLSTGSSLEDFTKPPASAFTTRVHLLTVDETLGDTPVDLIKIDVEGHEPSVLAGARGVIKRDRPVIILEALHKTLLGKLTEPFEGLDYTFRWISEADGRLVPITGDRPEKSRNLIFAPREREYS, encoded by the coding sequence GTGGGCACTCGGATTCGCGATCTGGAGGAGGCGAACGGGCGGACGGCGCTGGAGGCGGCGCGGGTGAGGCCGGTCACCACCTCCGACATTCTTACCAAGCACCGCAAGGGCTTCCCGCACCACGGCTGGGTCGAGATCGACTCCGAGCACTGTCCGCCGTTCGTCATGTTCTGCGCGAACGACGAGGCCGTCGCCCTTGACACCGTCTGGAACGGCCGCTTCGGTTACGAGTCGTCGAGCCTGCGTCACTGGAGCCGGCTCGCCGCCACCAGCCGTACGATCCTGGACGTCGGCGCGCACGTCGGTTACTACGCCATGATCGCGGCCCTCTCCGCCCCCAAGGCCACGGTTCACGCGTTCGAGCCGGTGCCGCCGATCCACGCGAGGCTGGCGGTCAACCACCGGGCGAACAACCTCAAGAATCTCGTACTGCACCAGAACGGCGTCTCGGACCACGGCGGCACCGCGGACATCAACATCCGCTTCCCGCTGTCGAACCTGCTCTCCACCGGCTCGTCGCTGGAGGACTTCACCAAGCCGCCGGCCAGCGCGTTCACCACTCGCGTCCATCTGCTCACCGTGGACGAGACCCTGGGCGACACCCCGGTCGACCTGATCAAGATCGACGTCGAGGGCCATGAGCCGAGCGTCCTCGCCGGAGCGCGCGGCGTCATCAAGCGCGATCGCCCGGTCATCATTCTCGAAGCCCTGCACAAGACGTTGCTCGGCAAGCTCACCGAGCCCTTCGAAGGTCTCGACTACACCTTCCGCTGGATCTCGGAGGCGGACGGCCGGCTCGTCCCCATCACCGGGGACCGCCCGGAGAAGAGCCGCAACCTGATCTTCGCGCCGAGGGAGCGGGAGTACTCCTGA
- a CDS encoding GlxA family transcriptional regulator yields the protein MQHRRVVFVIFEGFQSLDLSGPFEVFQQADRAAPGYDCRIVAPVAGPVRSAGGLRVHADHGIADLDPAGIDTLVVAGGGGVDEAARNADLVGWIAGAGATARRVTSVCSGVFLLAAAGLLDGRRVTTHWSRDGQLRREHPGLTVDTRPIFVRDGRVWTSAGVTAGMDLALALVEDDLGHEVAHTVAQHLVLFLRRPGSQAQFSVPLWSAQPATDPVRAAVSAVHADPGSPHTLAGLAARAGLSPRHLQRRFTAELGVGPGEYVERVRVEAAQRALTGGDEPVAAIARRCGLGSSESLRRAFHRHCGVTPTDYRNRFRTTEGDTDT from the coding sequence GTGCAGCACAGACGAGTTGTCTTCGTGATCTTCGAGGGGTTCCAGTCGCTCGACCTCTCTGGTCCCTTCGAGGTGTTCCAGCAGGCGGACCGGGCAGCGCCCGGCTACGACTGCCGGATCGTTGCCCCCGTCGCGGGCCCGGTGCGTTCGGCCGGCGGTCTGCGGGTGCACGCCGACCACGGGATCGCGGACCTGGATCCCGCCGGGATCGACACCTTGGTGGTCGCCGGCGGGGGAGGAGTCGACGAGGCGGCGCGTAACGCCGACCTCGTCGGGTGGATCGCCGGGGCGGGCGCCACCGCCCGCCGGGTCACCTCGGTGTGCAGCGGGGTGTTCCTGCTCGCCGCCGCCGGGCTGCTCGACGGACGGCGCGTCACCACCCACTGGAGCCGCGACGGTCAGCTGCGCCGTGAGCATCCCGGGCTGACCGTGGACACTCGGCCGATCTTCGTGCGCGACGGGCGGGTCTGGACGTCCGCCGGGGTGACCGCGGGCATGGACCTGGCGCTCGCGCTGGTCGAGGACGACCTCGGCCACGAGGTCGCCCACACCGTCGCCCAGCATCTTGTGCTCTTCCTGCGCAGGCCCGGCAGCCAGGCGCAGTTCAGTGTGCCGCTGTGGTCCGCGCAGCCCGCCACCGACCCGGTCCGGGCCGCCGTATCCGCGGTCCACGCCGATCCCGGCTCGCCGCACACCCTCGCCGGTCTGGCCGCCCGCGCCGGGCTGAGCCCGCGTCACCTCCAGCGCCGGTTCACCGCGGAGCTGGGGGTGGGACCCGGCGAGTACGTGGAGCGCGTACGGGTGGAGGCCGCCCAGCGGGCACTGACCGGTGGTGACGAGCCGGTGGCCGCGATCGCGCGCCGCTGCGGACTCGGCAGCTCGGAATCACTGCGTCGCGCGTTCCACCGCCACTGCGGGGTGACACCGACCGACTACCGGAACCGTTTCCGGACGACCGAAGGCGACACCGACACCTGA
- a CDS encoding S8 family peptidase, which translates to MRNRLKLSMFLVATSAVVVAAGPLPTTVQPASAETHSAPLHRSAAPLLNRYIVSVDAAFDASKLLNRAGVKPLFTYTSVLRGFAAELTPTQLKTIRATPGVTAVEEDSEIEALETAPAKSLVPASSWGLDRIDQQELPLDGRYDAKSTGKGVTAYVIDTGIDFGHEEFEGRARPGYDAIGDGRQGKDCQGHGTHVAGTVAGRTYGVAPEADLVSVRVLDCKGKGTWSGILAGFDWVAANAKQPAVLNGSLGGPKSVAVNNAATALSRQGVLPVLAAGNDGVDACSVSPASAEGVVTVGSTDRNDKQSGFSNHGKCLSLYAPGAAIVSAKLGGGDVSLNGTSMASPHVAGVAALYQAEHPDASPEDLAEWLGGSATENRLSAVTQGSPNRLLFTDGL; encoded by the coding sequence ATGAGAAATCGCCTGAAACTCAGCATGTTCCTCGTCGCCACAAGCGCGGTGGTGGTGGCCGCCGGTCCGCTCCCCACCACGGTCCAGCCGGCCTCCGCCGAGACCCACTCCGCGCCGCTGCACCGCTCGGCCGCGCCGCTTCTCAACCGTTACATCGTCTCTGTCGACGCCGCCTTCGACGCGAGCAAACTGCTCAACAGGGCAGGGGTGAAGCCCCTGTTCACGTACACGAGCGTGCTGCGCGGATTCGCCGCCGAGCTGACGCCCACCCAGCTCAAGACCATCCGGGCGACTCCCGGCGTCACCGCCGTCGAGGAGGACTCCGAGATCGAGGCGCTGGAGACCGCTCCGGCGAAGAGCCTGGTGCCCGCCTCGTCCTGGGGGCTGGACCGGATCGACCAGCAGGAACTGCCGCTGGACGGCCGCTACGACGCGAAGAGCACCGGCAAGGGTGTCACCGCGTATGTCATCGACACGGGCATCGACTTCGGCCACGAGGAGTTCGAAGGGCGCGCCAGGCCCGGTTACGACGCCATCGGCGACGGCCGGCAGGGCAAGGACTGCCAGGGCCACGGCACACATGTGGCGGGCACGGTCGCCGGTCGTACGTACGGCGTGGCTCCCGAGGCCGATCTGGTCAGCGTCCGGGTCCTGGACTGCAAGGGCAAGGGCACCTGGTCGGGGATCCTCGCCGGCTTCGACTGGGTCGCCGCCAACGCCAAGCAGCCGGCCGTACTCAACGGATCGCTCGGCGGCCCGAAGTCGGTCGCCGTGAACAACGCGGCGACGGCGCTCTCGCGGCAGGGCGTCCTGCCGGTCCTCGCGGCGGGCAACGACGGGGTGGACGCCTGCTCCGTCTCACCGGCCTCCGCGGAGGGTGTCGTGACGGTCGGCTCGACCGACCGGAACGACAAGCAGTCCGGCTTCTCCAACCACGGGAAGTGCCTGTCGCTGTACGCGCCGGGGGCCGCCATCGTCTCCGCCAAGCTGGGCGGCGGCGACGTCTCGCTGAACGGTACGTCGATGGCCTCGCCGCATGTCGCCGGTGTGGCGGCGCTCTACCAGGCGGAGCACCCGGACGCGAGTCCGGAGGACCTGGCGGAATGGCTCGGCGGCTCGGCCACCGAGAACAGGCTGTCGGCCGTGACCCAGGGCTCGCCGAACCGGCTTCTGTTCACCGACGGGCTCTGA